The proteins below come from a single Aspergillus oryzae RIB40 DNA, chromosome 5 genomic window:
- a CDS encoding uncharacterized protein (predicted protein), whose translation MKNLVDLHGTVKGCFLVSPLTSFDFTTAAYQKRFNADILSRKVVHKWGDYLVENSPWLEEISAGSGWGMALDVPESWWRNFKAVDRILLTGGYEEVFSDHIQQLGNMLKRQSQGTVTLHMGNETHDTPLMDFISGRRPSETTNTITSFVISCFKG comes from the coding sequence ATGAAGAATCTCGTTGATCTGCATGGCACTGTTAAAGGTTGCTTCCTTGTGTCTCCTCTGACATCGTTCGATTTCACAACTGCGGCGTATCAAAAAAGGTTCAATGCCGATATTTTAAGCAGGAAGGTTGTGCATAAATGGGGAGACTACCTTGTGGAAAACTCTCCCTGGCTAGAAGAGATTTCTGCAGGTAGTGGCTGGGGAATGGCACTGGATGTGCCGGAAAGCTGGTGGCGGAATTTTAAGGCTGTTGATCGTATTCTATTGACAGGTGGTTATGAAGAGGTCTTCAGTGATCACATACAGCAGCTGGGAAATATGTTAAAAAGGCAAAGCCAAGGGACTGTGACGCTCCATATGGGCAACGAAACCCACGATACACCATTGATGGATTTCATATCAGGCAGGCGCCCGAGTGAAACGACCAACACCATTACGAGTTTTGTGATATCTTGCTTCAAAGGATAA
- a CDS encoding cytochrome P450 (cytochrome P450 CYP2 subfamily), which produces MGASIHAHISAAANESPITAAFVSIAACLGLIFLIIQEIFKPVGKRRSPQGKKWKLPPGPQGVPIFGSLLYLQKVREDEEHRIHKDLAKYGEMTTLHLGSKTWILLNSKRVVSEIIAKRGSLTNGRSPMPIASGIVSRDGRSLLLPPAQWMEKRRVMHSLLSGTAMKQYGSWQELESTQMLAEYLFQPERWYRHHYRYANSVVHRIALGERLVKSGKELAELQDVVTHFVGSIGTSLVDWFPELDKLPRMLQPWRKHWEKLGDWNEEVYKSWWIPAREKVENGTAPPSWVRDVLLHPDTKFTGNDQEAMYVALQLLEAGSDTTREALNIFAMAALCFPDKFQKAREEVDSQCSTTKNFRLPGIDDLGNMPYICAMIKELLRWRPIFSFTPDHVLTSDMEFEGYNFPAGVGFVINEIPVCNECEDPEDFKPERWLDGHETDAAHGLWQFGGGRRICVGYRLAFQGLFINVARLVFCYNYEAAGPYDSKRLNHHKTVEPFPVKVTPRSEQHTSLILEEGARLGVLEDAKRLI; this is translated from the exons ATGGGAGCATCAATCCATGCACAtatctctgcagctgcaaACGAAAGTCCAATTACTGCGGCTTTTGTTAGTATTGCTGCTTGCCTAGGATTAATATTCTTGATCATCCAAGAAATCTTCAAACCCGTTGGAAAGCGCAGATCACCCCAAGGCAAGAAATGGAAGCTTCCCCCTGGTCCCCAAGGGGTACCCATATTCGGCAGTCTTTTATATCTTCAAAAGGTCCGGGAGGACGAAGAGCATAGAATA CACAAGGATCTCGCGAAATATGGCGAAATGACCACGCTGCACCTAGGCTCCAAAACCTGGATTTTGCTGAACAGCAAACGCGTAGTCTCAGAAATTATCGCAAAACGCGGCTCCCTCACTAATGGACGAAGCCCGATGCCCATAGCTAGTGGGATAGTTAGCCGAGACGGGCGCTCCTTACTGCTCCCTCCTGCGCAATGGATGGAAAAACGACGTGTAATGCACTCTCTTCTGAGCGGAACCGCCATGAAGCAGTATGGCTCGTGGCAGGAGCTTGAGAGCACTCAGATGCTTGCAGAATACTTGTTCCAGCCAGAGCGGTGGTATCGCCACCATTATCGATATGCAAACTCTGTGGTTCATCGTATCGCACTAGGTGAGCGACTGGTGAAATCGGGAAAAGAGCTTGCGGAGTTACAAGACGTGGTTACTCATTTTGTTGGCAGTATTGGAACCAGCCTAGTTGACTGGTTCCCAGAACTAGATAAGCTGCCTCGTATGTTGCAGCCGTGGCGGAAGCActgggagaagcttggagaTTGGAATGAAGAGGTCTACAAATCATGGTGGATTCCAGCTcgagagaaggtggaaaaCGGGACAGCGCCTCCATCATGGGTACGGGACGTTCTCTTGCACCCGGATACCAAGTTCACGGGGAATGATCAGGAGGCCATGTACGTTGCTCTACAGCTCCTCGAAGCTGGATCAGACACGACAAGAGAAGCGCTCAACATCTTCGCTATGGCGGCGCTTTGTTTCCCAGACAAGTTCCAAAAGGCCAGAGAAGAGGTGGACAGCCAATGTAGCACGACAAAGAACTTCCGCCTACCTGGTATTGATGATCTGGGGAACATGCCCTATATATGCGCTATGATCAAGGAGCTCCTGCGTTGGCGGCCAATTTTCTCCTTTACCCCCGACCATGTGCTTACATCCGACATGGAATTTGAGGGTTATAATTTCCCGGCAGGCGTGGGGTTTGTGATCAACGAGATCCCGGTGTGCAACGAGTGTGAGGATCCAGAAGACTTCAAGCCTGAACGGTGGCTTGACGGACATGAAACTGACGCTGCACATGGACTTTGGCAATTTGGAGGTGGCCGTCGTATTTGCGTTGGCTATCGATTGGCGTTTCAGGGCTTATTCATCAATGTTGCTCGCTTGGTGTTCTGCTACAACTACGAAGCA GCTGGACCCTACGACTCGAAGCGTTTGAATCACCACAAGACGGTGGAGCCTTTCCCTGTCAAGGTCACTCCGAGAAGTGAGCAGCATACCAGCTTAATACTGGAGGAAGGAGCACGGCTAGGTGTGTTAGAAGATGCTAAGCGCCTAATTTGA
- a CDS encoding amidohydrolase family protein (predicted protein): MSEHTLDWVRDKAIGWSHTPPRNKIDTHHHCVPSFYAKAVEEQGGDPSGWPTPHWSSLASKLLMKRVGVKTAVLSVTAPGACIMPSRSERSQLARKLNEYSAELRDKDPESFAFFVSLPNILDTEDALAEIAYGLDTLHADGVTLFTRYGSTNTYLGHADVEPIWAELNRRGCVVFIHPTHPVDTNPVNSRLPQPSIDYPHETTRTAMDMITNKTRLKYPRCKVILSHAGGALPYIISRVTTPMSKAPDFAVSHRMGITHDQAMESFRSFHFDLALSASPQVLDMLLKMVPHDHILYGSDFPYAPITAYPAFLEALESYEMDPELRDMINFGNAMKLFPRLSTPRGGSL; encoded by the exons ATGAGCGAACACACTCTCGACTGGGTCCGAGACAAGGCGATCGGCTGGAGCCATACACCTCCAAGGAATAAGATCGACACCCACCATCATTGTGTACCTTCATTCTATGCAAAGG CGGTTGAAGAGCAAGGAGGGGATCCGAGTGGTTGGCCAACTCCTCATTGGAGTTCGCTGGCTTCCAAGCTGCTGATGAAGCGCGTGGGAGTTAAAACGGCAGTCCTTTCTGTGACAGCTCCAGGTGCTTGTATAATGCCAAGCCGTTCGGAACGATCGCAGCTGGCGAGAAAGTTGAACGAATACTCTGCCGAGCTTCGAGACAAAGACCCAGAGAGCTTCGCCTTTTTCGTGTCATTGCCCAACATTCTTGACACCGAGGATGCACTGGCGGAGATTGCATACGGATTAGATACTCTCCATGCCGACGGGGTCACACTCTTCACTCGATACGGCTCCACCAACACCTATCTTGGTCATGCTGATGTTGAACCCATTTGGGCTGAACTGAACAGGCGAGGCTGTGTGGTTTTTATTCATCCAACTCACCCCGTCGATACAAACCCCGTGAATTCAAGGCTACCGCAGCCGTCCATTGACTATCCTCATGAAACAACACGCACAGCCATGGACATGATCACCAACAAAACGCGACTCAAGTATCCCCGCTGCAAAGTTATACTGTCCCACGCAGGCGGAGCTCTACCATATATCATCTCGCGCGTGACGACTCCTATGAGCAAGGCACCAGACTTTGCAGTCTCCCATCGTATGGGAATAACACACGACCAAGCAATGGAATCATTCCGTAGCTTCCACTTCGATTTGGCCTTAAGTGCGTCACCGCAAGTCCTGGATATgctgttgaagatggttccCCATGACCATATTTTGTACGGGAGTGATTTCCCCTATGCGCCGATAACCGCATATCCGGCTTTTCTTGAGGCGCTGGAGTCGTATGAAATGGATCCGGAGTTGAGGGATATGATC